From a single Brassica napus cultivar Da-Ae chromosome C9, Da-Ae, whole genome shotgun sequence genomic region:
- the LOC106399160 gene encoding uncharacterized protein LOC106399160, whose amino-acid sequence MSSQEDRLISFGCYYGGKFEEVDGKDLYNGDGYRIMEAYPSCLFPELMNQLPIGLYGQRVWFKFPYEGIEERHLIRNGDDHFNKMCRASVWVDSIDIFVEPETEGDESRAENERVETDRYEAGSEAERYEAERNEHQFDEEARVERNVADFVDEDFDEYATPLCSDDDEDGVERDGYLRYIKGSGDLKLRQAFESLEAFKKAMVDYVLKHRWNIKYVRWEKDKSELKCASEAEEGEEQCMWKIYCSYEEPLQKWLVKVLMKEHTCMRSGRSSLLTQEVIAGLFVDDIRENPKLKPKQILEEIQKRWELTATIDQCRNARKRALEIIKEEQDLQFSRLRDYRVELLESNRGSSVHLETVQGDDGSDVFYRFYVCFAALKNTWTSHCRPIFGLDGCFLKCTTKSQLLAAVGRDANNQMFPIAWAVVDVENEPNWRWFIEKLQTDLHLQDGNGFTVISDRQKGLLNAVEDLLPRVEHRICARHIYGNLKKVHPNRADMKGLFWKVAKSYNTAQYNKRVDHVKAYDMDVYNSMMMKNPKNCSLAYFSSTSSCDDVSNNISESFNHAIDPARYMPFVEMLETIRPKAMLRIEARKLISMKHKGKFSIKAVERVELEQTKIRLCNIYPCGHEIFEVKEKNFSYKVKMLEHSCTWKWYMSGLPCRHALKVIVEKKRKKEDYIGDCYLTSKWRMQYQTPIEAVHGVNFWKKTDESVIVPPTTEDTDSALGRKKIPKRIKGKNESPSKKKTKVRQEFPTKVSREKRIIHCGRCGAVGHNSRKCSSIGVEIQRPPKKNKTSSQPMLSQVID is encoded by the exons ATGAG TTCTCAGGAAGACAGACTGATCAGCTTTGGCTGCTACTATGGTGGAAAATTTGAAGAGGTTGATGGTAAAGATCTTTACAATGGTGATGGTTATAGGATAATGGAAGCTTATCCTAGTTGTTTATTTCCAGAGCTCATGAACCAGCTACCCATAGGTCTCTATGGTCAAAGAGTGTGGTTTAAGTTTCCATATGAAGGTATAGAAGAACGACACTTGATAAGAAACGGTGACGATCATTTCAACAAGATGTGTAGAGCTTCAGTATGGGTAGATTCAATCGATATCTTTGTTGAGCCAGAGACAGAAGGAGATGAGTCAAGAGCTGAGAACGAGAGAGTGGAGACAGATAGGTATGAGGCAGGTTCAGAGGCAGAGAGATATGAGGCCGAGAGGAATGAACACCaatttgatgaagaagcaagagTAGAAAGGAATGTGGCTGATTTTGTTGATGAAGATTTTGATGAGTATGCTACACCTTTATGTTCAGACGATGATGAAGATGGTGTTGAGAGAGATGGGTATTTGAGGTACATAAAAGGCAGTGGTGATCTGAAATTAAGACAAGCTTTTGAGAGTTTGGAAGCTTTCAAAAAAGCTATGGTTGACTATGTGCTAAAGCATAGATGGAATATTAAGTATGTGCGTTGGGAGAAAGACAAATCAGAATTGAAGTGTGCCAGTGAagctgaagaaggagaagaacaaTGTATGTGGAAGATTTACTGCTCTTATGAAGAACCGTTACAGAAGTGGCTAGTTAAAGTGTTAATGAAAGAGCACACTTGCATGAGGAGTGGACGGTCAAGCCTGCTTACACAAGAGGTTATTGCTGGGTTGTTCGTTGATGACATAAGggaaaatccaaaattaaagCCAAAACAGATTCTAGAAGAGATTCAGAAGCGTTGGGAGTTGACTGCAACCATAGATCAGTGCCGGAACGCAAGGAAAAGGGCATTAGAAATTATCAAAGAGGAGCAGGACTTACAGTTCTCACGGCTTAGAGATTACAGAGTTGAGTTATTGGAGTCCAATAGGGGCTCATCAGTCCATCTAGAGACAGTCCAAGGTGACGATGGTAGTGATGTCTTTTACAGATTCTATGTCTGTTTTGCTGCGTTGAAGAATACATGGACCTCTCACTGTAGACCTATCTTTGGTCTTGATGGATGCTTTCTTAAGTGTACAACAAAAAGTCAGTTGTTAGCAGCAGTCGGGAGAGACGCCAACAACCAGATGTTTCCCATTGCTTGGGCTGTCGTTGATGTTGAGAATGAACCCAACTGGAGATGGTTTATTGAGAAGCTGCAAACCGACTTACACTTGCAAGATGGTAATGGATTTACTGTGATTTCTGACAGACAAAAAGGGTTGTTAAATGCTGTAGAAGATTTATTACCACGAGTGGAGCATAGGATTTGTGCAAGGCACATCTATGGAAACCTAAAGAAGGTACATCCTAACAGAGCTGACATGAAGGGATTGTTTTGGAAGGTTGCAAAGAGTTACAATACAGCTCAATACAACAAAAGGGTGGATCATGTTAAAGCATACGATATGGACGTCTATAACTCAATGATGATGAAGAATCCCAAAAACTGCAGCCTTGCTTACTTCTCATCAACGTCTTCATGTGATGATGTAAGTAACAACATATCTGAATCCTTTAACCACGCCATAGACCCTGCAAGATATATGCCATTTGTGGAGATGTTAGAGACAATACGCCCAAAAGCTATGCTCCGGATAGAGGCAAGAAAGCTTATATCAATGAAACACAAAGGAAAGTTTAGTATTAAAGCAGTGGAGAGAGTGGAACTAGAGCAGACAAAGATCAGGCTGTGTAACATATATCCTTGTGGTCATGAAATCTTTGAAGTGAAGGAGAAAAACTTTTCATACAAAGTAAAGATGTTGGAGCATAGTTGTACGTGGAAATGGTATATGTCCGGGTTGCCTTGTCGTCATGCTCTGAAGGTAAttgtagagaagaagagaaagaaagaggatTACATTGGTGATTGCTATCTCACTTCGAAGTGGAGAATGCAATACCAAACACCGATTGAGGCTGTTCATGGTGTGAATTTTTGGAAGAAGACTGATGAGTCTGTGATTGTACCTCCAACAACAGAAGATACAGATTCAGCGttaggaagaaaaaaaattccaaagaggATAAAAGGGAAGAACGAGTCACCGagcaagaagaaaacaaaggttAGACAAGAGTTTCCAACTAAGGTTTCTAGAGAAAAAAGAATCATTCATTGTGGAAGATGTGGAGCAGTTGGACACAATTCGAGAAAGTGTTCTAGCATAGGTGTTGAGATTCAACGTCCACCCAAGAAGAACAAGACAAGCTCGCAGCCAATGCTTAGCCAAGTGATTGACTAG
- the LOC106400725 gene encoding uncharacterized protein At4g04775-like — translation MGDTGRGFPTYCRCGTRVVRLTSKTITNPGRLFHKCPYGDENNRHHLFKWTDESMVEDMKQKFDEIERASSTIEKGLQVCESEMESLAIETRTCCSVVSGYEKELRGFEKEIEDVKMELRSLKNMVVRVVVFGLLYKLFM, via the exons ATGGGAGATACCGGAAGAGGCTTTCCGACCTACTGTAGATGTGGCACACGAGTCGTACGGCTCACATCAAAAACCATAACTAACCCGGGGCGTCTCTTTCACAAATGTCCCTATGGCGATGAG AACAATCGTCACCATTTGTTCAAATGGACAGATGAATCAATGGTTGAGGATATGAAGCAAAAATTTGATGAAATTGAGAGAGCTTCAAGCACCATTGAGAAGGGTTTACAAGTTTGTGAATCTGAGATGGAATCTCTTGCAATCGAAACTCGCACTTGTTGCAGTGTGGTTAGCGGTTATGAGAAGGAGCTAAGAGGATTTGAAAAGGAGATTGAAGATGTCAAGATGGAACTGAGGAGCTTGAAGAACATGGTTGTGCGTGTTGTAGTGTTTGGTCTTTTGTATAAGCTCTTTATGTAG
- the LOC106431602 gene encoding F-box/kelch-repeat protein At5g42350-like: MMISEKPLGEESIRKDLEGLTVSKRLVKSVSQKLKKKISKTEAVEDEVDARGGGGAVNCLNISGRGVGCKVADTGDDFEDKRWSSASEGLTTTTICGTEETRLDCFSYGVKEMFFKKHTNRKYLEPEHNHHVFLPDDILEMCLMRLPLTSLMNAHLVCKKWRHMATTQRFLQLRRQGSFQSPWLFLFSGEIHGYDVSQDKWHRVESDVLKGRFMYSVTSIHEEVYVIGGRSEDRNSFKTHRGVLVFSPLTKSWRKIKSMRHARTLPVVGATHVSSELSTIQQSQRFHRSSRESDVYEDPHRFSVRRSQAADQTGTTVVSHRSTRLKLNSSRRFVLIAIGGSGLFDEPLDSGEIYDSATNTWSEIQRLPMDFGVVSCGIICNGIFYAYSENDKLSGYDIERGFWIGIQTSPIPPRVHEFYPNLISCNNRLFMLSVSWCDEGDGQIGRRNKAVRKLWELDLVYLTWTEVSVHPDAPMDWNATYVSDQNILMGVEMFKIFGQVLGFFTVCDVSREEVSWRHVSRNQRSQKLNRSCMNKTIALLHL; encoded by the coding sequence atgatgatCTCTGAGAAACCATTGGGAGAGGAGTCAATCCGGAAGGATCTGGAAGGTTTAACAGTATCAAAGCGCCTTGTGAAAAGTGTTAGCCAGAAGCTGAAGAAAAAGATCTCTAAAACCGAGGCGGTGGAAGATGAAGTGGATgccagaggaggaggaggagctgtGAATTGTCTAAACATTAGTGGTAGAGGTGTTGGCTGCAAAGTTGCCGACACCGGAGATGATTTCGAGGATAAGAGATGGTCCAGTGCTAGTGAGGGCttgaccaccaccaccatctgCGGAACCGAAGAAACGAGGCTGGATTGCTTTTCCTATGGAGTCAAAGAGATGTTCTTTAAGAAGCATACCAACCGAAAATACTTAGAACCAGAGCACAACCACCACGTATTCCTCCCCGACGATATTCTCGAAATGTGCTTGATGCGGCTTCCTTTGACCAGCCTAATGAACGCCCACCTCGTTTGCAAGAAATGGCGGCACATGGCCACCACGCAGCGCTTCCTCCAGCTGAGACGCCAAGGCTCCTTTCAGTCCCCGTGGCTGTTTCTCTTCTCTGGCGAGATTCACGGGTACGACGTGTCTCAAGACAAATGGCATAGGGTTGAATCCGATGTGCTTAAAGGGCGGTTCATGTACTCGGTGACGAGCATCCATGAGGAGGTTTATGTAATCGGAGGCCGTTCCGAGGATAGAAACTCTTTCAAGACTCACAGAGGGGTCCTCGTCTTCAGCCCTTTAACCAAATCCTGGCGTAAAATCAAATCTATGAGACACGCTAGAACGCTTCCCGTTGTCGGCGCCACTCATGTTTCTTCAGAGCTGTCCACCATACAACAGAGTCAACGCTTTCACCGGTCTTCAAGAGAATCAGATGTTTACGAAGACCCTCACAGGTTCTCTGTCAGACGCAGCCAGGCCGCTGATCAAACCGGAACTACTGTTGTATCCCACAGATCGACAAGACTGAAACTCAACAGCTCCAGGAGATTCGTGCTCATTGCAATCGGAGGGTCCGGATTGTTTGATGAGCCGCTCGATTCAGGTGAGATATACGACTCAGCGACAAACACTTGGTCTGAAATCCAGAGACTTCCCATGGATTTTGGGGTTGTGTCTTGCGGGATCATATGCAATGGAATCTTCTACGCTTACTCTGAGAACGATAAGCTATCAGGGTACGACATAGAGAGAGGCTTCTGGATTGGTATCCAAACATCTCCAATCCCTCCTCGGGTTCATGAGTTCTACCCTAACCTCATCTCCTGCAACAACCGGCTGTTCATGCTTTCGGTCTCGTGGTGCGATGAAGGAGATGGACAGATTGGGAGGAGAAACAAAGCGGTGAGGAAGCTGTGGGAGTTGGATCTTGTGTACCTTACGTGGACCGAGGTTTCGGTTCACCCTGACGCACCGATGGATTGGAACGCCACGTATGTGTCAGACCAGAACATACTAATGGGAGTTGAGATGTTCAAGATCTTTGGGCAGGTGTTGGGTTTCTTCACTGTATGCGATGTATCGAGAGAAGAAGTCTCTTGGAGACATGTTTCCAGGAACCAAAGGAGTCAGAAACTTAATCGATCTTGTATGAACAAGACCATTGCCTTGCTTCATCTctga
- the LOC106431615 gene encoding germin-like protein subfamily 1 member 11 — MAMKSLSFLAILSLLALTLPLVISSDPSPLQDFCIGVNNPANGVFVNGKFCKDPKLATADDFFFAGLHNARPVTNAVGSNVTAVNVNNLPGLNTLGISLVRIDYGVQGQNPPHTHPRATEILVLQEGTLLVGFVSSNGDGNRLFTKTLKQGDVFVFPEGLIHFQFNVGRSPAVAFAALSSQNPGVITIANTVFGSNPPINPNVLARAFQLDPKVVMDLQNKF, encoded by the exons ATGGCAATGAAGAGTCTCTCCTTTCTTGCGATTCTATCTCTTCTGGCCTTAACACTTCCATTAGTCATTTCCTCTGACCCAAGCCCCCTCCAAGACTTTTGTATTGGCGTCAACAACCCAGCAAATGGCG TTTTTGTGAACGGAAAGTTTTGCAAGGACCCAAAGCTCGCAACGGCGGATGACTTCTTTTTCGCAGGGCTTCACAATGCAAGACCAGTAACTAATGCAGTCGGTTCAAATGTGACAGCCGTCAATGTTAACAACCTTCCAGGATTAAACACCCTTGGAATCTCTCTTGTCCGTATAGACTATGGAGTGCAAGGGCAGAACCCGCCTCATACTCACCCACGTGCCACCGAGATCCTGGTTCTCCAAGAAGGAACACTTTTGGTAGGTTTTGTCTCATCAAATGGAGACGGAAATCGCCTCTTCACCAAAACACTGAAGCAAGGTGATGTATTTGTGTTTCCAGAAGGACTCATCCATTTCCAGTTTAACGTGGGGCGGTCTCCAGCGGTTGCATTCGCTGCTTTGAGCAGCCAAAACCCGGGTGTTATCACTATTGCCAACACCGTGTTTGGGTCTAACCCACCTATAAACCCGAATGTTCTTGCTAGGGCTTTCCAGTTGGATCCTAAGGTTGTCATGGATCTACAGAACAAGTTCTGA